A genomic segment from Aegilops tauschii subsp. strangulata cultivar AL8/78 chromosome 1, Aet v6.0, whole genome shotgun sequence encodes:
- the LOC109746358 gene encoding pentatricopeptide repeat-containing protein At4g21065-like has product MPVPSTVAWNAVISSYAQQSGMDHEVFGFYKDMKRQGLWPSRSTFASMLSAAANMAALVEGRQFHASAVRHGLDANVFVGSSLINLYAKCGCIGEARDVFDFSREKNIVMWNAMLNGLVRNEQQEEAIQMFWYMMRLGLEADEFTFVSVLGACAHLDSHCLVRQVQCVTIKNCMNASLLVANATLDMYSRFGAIVDAKTLFSLIPYKDSVSWNALIVGLAHNGEEEEAIVVASLHQNSSLDYCFYSVQGHLIDETSLYRFVSSLFSLSEVIFTVVVRF; this is encoded by the exons ATGCCGGTGCCGAGCACGGTTGCTTGGAACGCTGTCATCTCCAGTTATGCGCAACAGAGTGGGATGGACCATGAGGTCTTTGGATTTTATAAGGATATGAAGAGGCAGGGATTATGGCCCAGTAGATCGACCTTCGCCAGCATGCTAAGCGCAGCAGCTAATATGGCGGCGCTTGTTGAAGGCCGACAGTTTCATGCTTCGGCGGTAAGGCATGGCTTGGATGCAAATGTTTTCGTGGGTAGCTCTCTGATCAACCTTTATGCGAAATGCGGCTGCATTGGTGAGGCAAGGGACGTGTTTGATTTCTCCCGTGAGAAGAACATTGTCATGTGGAATGCGATGCTCAATGGACTTGTTCGAAATGAGCAACAAGAAGAGGCCATCCAGATGTTCTGGTATATGATGAGGCTTGGTCTTGAGGCTGATGAGTTCACGTTCGTCAGTGTTCTTGGTGCATGTGCCCACTTGGATTCACATTGCTTGGTAAGGCAGGTGCAGTGTGTGACAATCAAGAATTGCATGAATGCAAGCTTGCTTGTTGCTAATGCAACATTAGATATGTATTCCAGGTTTGGAGCTATAGTTGATGCAAAGACACTATTCAGTCTGATTCCTTACAAAGATAGTGTATCTTGGAATGCCCTTATAGTTGGACTTGCACATAATGGAGAAGAGGAAGAAGCAATCG TTGTAGCATCACTGCATCAGAACAGCTCTCTGGACTATTGTTTTTATTCTGTTCAAGGGCACTTAATTGATGAGACCAGTTTGTACAGGTTCGTTTCTAGTTTATTTTCTCTCAGTGAAGTAATTTTTACTGTGGTTGTAAGGTTCTGA